A portion of the Rahnella variigena genome contains these proteins:
- a CDS encoding peptidase domain-containing ABC transporter: protein MLLLEKLNFKWFNRLPLIRQSQAAECGLACLGMIANYHGHEIDMITLRRQFSTSLKGATLSDVIGIAQQLNMSSRALRVDLEELSKLRTPCILHWELNHFVVLKKVRGNKITLHDPARGIREVTFKEASNTFTGVALELVPSSTFEVKEEKARISMRKLVGSVTGVKSAFVQVLILSVALELFGVLSPFFMQWVMDMVLVSADYSLLTLLGVGFMMIALFQTIISALRSWVMSWFSSQLSVQWTINVCHHMLKLPLDWFESRHVGDILSRYASLNTIQSTLTTRFISTVLDGVMSIVTVVMLFIYNAKLAWLVIGLFVVYALLRFMAYDPVRRANEEQIISSARTQSSLLETLRGIQAVKTNNKQVPRLAAYMNLMVDSTNKGIVMQKLNILFGSAQGLLTSVGRVALVWLAALQVLDGNFSAGMLTAFISFSDQFMSRGAGLINAIIDFRMLRMHGERLADIVLSETEASSEASPGLVHTTDEHQPAQDIVLSDIKFRYGSTDAWVIDGANLTIRAGESIAIVGPSGQGKTTLAKVILGLLHPESGTITVGGIDIKQTGLSHHRDRIGCVMQDDILFSGSISENISFFDNEPDHAKITRVARLAQIHGDIMKMPMNYQSLVGDMGSFLSGGQLQRILLARALYRDPQILVLDEATSHLDISNEAKINDSIKRMNITRIIIAHRPETIRSADKIVMMHNGTLSEVTAEQLFVRADNSKEMEITHG, encoded by the coding sequence GTGTTGTTATTAGAGAAACTCAATTTTAAATGGTTTAACCGTCTGCCTTTAATCCGTCAGTCGCAAGCGGCCGAATGCGGATTAGCCTGTCTGGGTATGATTGCCAACTATCACGGGCATGAGATCGATATGATCACCCTGCGCCGGCAATTTTCTACATCGCTTAAAGGGGCGACGCTTTCCGATGTCATCGGCATTGCGCAGCAACTGAATATGAGCTCGCGTGCACTGCGCGTTGACCTTGAAGAGCTGTCGAAACTCCGTACCCCTTGTATTTTACATTGGGAATTGAACCATTTTGTCGTACTTAAGAAAGTGCGTGGTAACAAGATCACTCTTCACGATCCCGCGCGTGGCATTCGTGAGGTCACGTTTAAAGAAGCATCGAATACTTTTACCGGTGTCGCATTGGAACTTGTGCCCTCCTCCACCTTTGAAGTGAAAGAAGAGAAAGCGCGGATTTCAATGAGAAAACTTGTTGGAAGCGTGACAGGGGTAAAGTCCGCTTTCGTTCAGGTTCTTATTTTGTCGGTAGCGTTGGAGCTGTTCGGTGTTTTATCCCCATTCTTTATGCAATGGGTCATGGATATGGTGCTAGTTTCTGCCGATTATTCATTACTAACGCTACTTGGCGTCGGTTTCATGATGATTGCCCTGTTTCAGACCATTATCTCAGCACTACGCTCATGGGTAATGAGTTGGTTCTCCAGTCAATTGAGTGTGCAATGGACCATTAATGTCTGCCACCATATGCTGAAGCTTCCTCTTGACTGGTTTGAATCGCGTCATGTGGGCGATATTCTTTCGCGCTACGCCTCATTAAACACGATACAAAGCACTCTCACCACCCGATTTATCAGCACGGTTCTCGATGGTGTGATGTCAATCGTGACAGTAGTAATGTTGTTTATTTACAACGCTAAACTTGCCTGGTTAGTCATTGGCTTGTTTGTTGTTTATGCCCTGCTGCGATTCATGGCTTATGACCCGGTTCGCCGCGCCAATGAAGAGCAAATTATCAGTTCGGCACGCACGCAGTCATCATTACTGGAAACACTTCGCGGCATTCAGGCTGTCAAAACGAATAATAAGCAGGTACCCCGACTGGCAGCCTATATGAATTTGATGGTGGACAGCACCAACAAAGGCATTGTCATGCAGAAGCTCAACATTCTGTTCGGCTCCGCACAAGGCTTACTCACTTCTGTAGGGCGAGTAGCCCTGGTTTGGTTAGCCGCGCTTCAGGTGCTCGATGGGAATTTCTCTGCAGGTATGCTCACGGCATTCATTAGTTTTTCCGATCAGTTTATGAGCCGTGGTGCAGGTTTAATCAATGCGATAATAGATTTTCGTATGCTGCGAATGCACGGAGAACGACTTGCAGATATCGTCCTGTCTGAAACAGAGGCCAGCTCTGAAGCCAGCCCGGGTCTCGTGCATACCACCGACGAGCACCAGCCAGCACAGGATATCGTATTATCAGACATTAAGTTCCGCTATGGTTCGACTGATGCCTGGGTTATTGACGGTGCCAACCTGACCATTCGTGCGGGCGAAAGTATAGCGATTGTCGGTCCATCTGGTCAGGGTAAGACAACGTTAGCGAAAGTCATCCTTGGTTTATTACATCCTGAGAGCGGTACTATTACTGTAGGAGGTATCGATATAAAACAAACCGGGCTTTCTCATCATCGCGATCGGATAGGCTGCGTGATGCAAGATGACATACTTTTTTCAGGATCTATCAGCGAAAATATTAGCTTCTTTGATAACGAACCCGATCACGCCAAAATTACCCGCGTCGCACGCCTGGCACAAATTCATGGCGATATAATGAAAATGCCTATGAATTATCAGAGTCTGGTTGGCGATATGGGTTCGTTTCTTTCGGGGGGGCAGCTACAACGCATTTTATTGGCCCGCGCACTGTACCGGGATCCACAAATTCTTGTATTGGATGAGGCGACCAGTCACCTGGATATTTCAAACGAAGCGAAAATCAACGATTCGATTAAACGTATGAACATCACCCGCATTATCATTGCGCATCGACCAGAAACGATTCGTAGTGCAGATAAAATCGTTATGATGCATAACGGTACTCTCAGCGAAGTCACAGCAGAACAATTATTCGTTCGTGCAGACAACAGTAAGGAAATGGAGATAACACATGGATAA
- a CDS encoding HlyD family secretion protein: protein MEQSLFRQEALDAANRGNLGTVALYCPPYRWLVISIVVVITAATALFFIFGSYTKYESSTGELLPRNGMLVIPPPVSATVIDIPVKEGQHVEKGDVVMVLSSEVSTQLGQTRQMIAENLAAQRERLQQDLNTLSKLHAVEMQGVNETIASLELQQEQLKIQLAQRKKQVSLARLQLDKLNAMHTQGYASSRQLEEQESNLLDSQARQQEYQRQILDIAQKILQAQQQRHEKPLDDDKKRNDIERQLADNRQALVENEARRSFELRAPKSGYIGMIMIKNGQMLNAGQSAISILPSDTELVARMMVNTKSIGFIQAGQRVVLRYKAFPYQKFGQQYGKVIEVSRTALSPQEVATLTGKNNVEEQQYRVLVALDKQSIKAYMQNEPLKPGMALDADFIVDKRRLYEWVLEPIFALGHKISL from the coding sequence ATGGAACAGTCACTTTTTCGCCAGGAAGCGCTCGATGCAGCCAACCGCGGTAATCTTGGAACCGTCGCACTTTATTGCCCACCCTATCGCTGGTTGGTTATTTCTATTGTTGTCGTTATCACGGCAGCCACTGCCCTGTTCTTTATTTTTGGCAGTTATACCAAATACGAATCTTCAACGGGTGAGTTATTACCCAGGAACGGCATGTTAGTTATTCCCCCCCCGGTTAGCGCGACTGTAATTGATATTCCAGTCAAAGAAGGCCAGCACGTAGAAAAAGGCGATGTTGTTATGGTGTTGTCATCTGAGGTCTCGACACAGCTGGGTCAGACTCGCCAGATGATTGCTGAAAACCTGGCGGCACAACGTGAACGGCTACAGCAAGATCTTAATACACTGAGCAAACTGCATGCCGTTGAGATGCAAGGTGTTAATGAGACAATCGCCAGCCTTGAGCTACAGCAAGAACAGCTAAAAATTCAATTAGCACAACGCAAAAAACAAGTGAGTTTAGCACGACTACAGCTGGATAAACTCAATGCCATGCATACACAGGGTTACGCCTCCAGCCGTCAACTTGAAGAGCAGGAGTCAAACTTACTCGACAGCCAGGCACGGCAACAGGAATATCAGCGGCAAATTTTAGATATCGCGCAAAAAATCTTGCAGGCTCAGCAGCAGCGCCATGAGAAGCCTCTTGATGACGATAAGAAACGTAACGATATCGAACGGCAACTCGCGGACAATCGCCAGGCATTGGTTGAGAACGAAGCACGCCGTTCATTTGAATTGCGTGCTCCAAAAAGTGGCTATATCGGCATGATCATGATTAAGAATGGCCAAATGCTGAACGCTGGCCAGTCAGCGATCTCGATATTACCCAGTGACACTGAACTTGTCGCTCGCATGATGGTGAATACTAAGTCCATCGGTTTCATCCAGGCCGGGCAGCGCGTCGTACTGCGTTATAAAGCCTTTCCCTATCAGAAGTTTGGTCAGCAATACGGAAAAGTCATTGAGGTCTCTCGTACAGCACTTTCTCCGCAGGAAGTCGCCACGCTCACCGGAAAAAACAATGTTGAAGAACAACAGTACCGTGTACTGGTGGCATTAGATAAACAATCTATTAAAGCCTATATGCAAAACGAGCCACTAAAACCGGGAATGGCGCTGGACGCCGATTTTATCGTCGACAAACGTCGTCTTTACGAGTGGGTACTTGAGCCGATTTTCGCGCTGGGTCACAAAATTTCGCTCTGA
- a CDS encoding TolC family protein: MKHYQKNCIFIAFICASSGANATNLQQAAQAALTYDSALQSSKQTSEADKQKYWQGMSGMLPTLTLEGGWDRQEQPDKKYQSGVTTHNYDVRVRQPLFDMSKYAGWRKGVAIANTAEAQARQAEEKLLGSIANAYFTVLYQQEVLQAAQAATHNFKQQMEKLQAGLRNDQNTRTEVDEANANYAIAQAKQIEASNQLLLAGEAVRRLSGINPDTLEAVNFQCLKSTPYSSLSEAISVSQLRNTDIRIAQFQHDQTDADVLAADGAHMPVVSLYASYGKNWSRNDNDDNILYDAIFGTNSKSNNLQYGVNVSVPLFAGGSQLSQSFEATYRREAAKYSTLEAQRKAVQDTRSAWLSLTNGTALIDAEKNAVASAREKVLSVQYGREMGFRTVNDELDAQQKYYSILKDQAEARLNYLNAMINLAQSTGSLSLDMLNFFQCR; encoded by the coding sequence ATGAAACACTATCAAAAGAATTGTATTTTTATTGCATTTATTTGTGCCTCATCCGGCGCAAACGCAACTAATTTACAGCAAGCTGCGCAGGCAGCTTTAACTTATGATTCGGCGTTGCAGTCAAGCAAGCAGACCAGCGAAGCCGATAAACAGAAATACTGGCAAGGAATGTCAGGAATGCTGCCCACTCTGACGTTGGAAGGAGGCTGGGACCGTCAGGAACAACCAGACAAAAAATACCAGAGTGGCGTGACAACCCACAACTATGATGTCCGTGTCCGGCAACCCTTGTTTGATATGAGTAAATATGCCGGTTGGCGTAAAGGCGTCGCGATTGCTAATACCGCAGAAGCGCAGGCGCGCCAGGCTGAAGAAAAACTGCTCGGTTCGATCGCCAATGCCTATTTCACGGTTCTCTACCAGCAGGAAGTATTACAGGCAGCACAAGCTGCAACGCACAATTTTAAACAGCAAATGGAAAAACTTCAGGCCGGATTGCGCAATGATCAAAACACACGCACTGAAGTTGATGAGGCAAATGCTAACTATGCTATCGCGCAGGCAAAGCAGATTGAAGCCAGTAACCAGTTGCTTCTGGCCGGGGAGGCCGTACGCCGTTTATCCGGGATTAACCCAGACACATTGGAGGCGGTGAATTTTCAATGCCTTAAATCGACGCCCTATTCTTCCTTGTCAGAAGCGATCAGTGTCAGCCAGTTGCGCAATACAGATATCAGAATCGCGCAATTTCAGCATGACCAAACTGATGCTGATGTGCTCGCCGCAGACGGCGCGCATATGCCAGTGGTTTCGCTCTATGCAAGCTATGGCAAGAACTGGAGCCGCAATGATAATGATGACAATATTCTTTATGATGCTATTTTCGGCACCAATTCCAAAAGCAATAACCTGCAATACGGTGTAAACGTTTCTGTTCCGCTTTTCGCAGGCGGCAGCCAGCTATCGCAATCTTTTGAGGCCACTTATCGACGCGAAGCCGCTAAATACTCCACGTTAGAAGCGCAGCGAAAGGCCGTTCAGGATACCCGTTCTGCCTGGCTCAGTCTCACTAATGGCACCGCTCTTATCGACGCTGAAAAGAATGCGGTCGCCTCTGCACGCGAAAAAGTCTTATCCGTTCAATATGGACGTGAAATGGGATTTCGCACAGTTAATGATGAACTCGATGCTCAGCAAAAGTATTACAGCATACTTAAAGATCAGGCAGAGGCTCGTTTGAATTACTTAAACGCCATGATCAATCTTGCACAGAGTACCGGTTCATTATCGCTCGATATGCTGAATTTTTTTCAGTGCCGCTAA
- a CDS encoding response regulator transcription factor — protein sequence MPQKKNIFRIGVSDESPFIVYSIQTILAAELIRHEIFSYPVDGEDLLTQLNENPPEILITDLNFGPEQSNLNGIRKIEEVRKRHPDMKIIIFTAQTNQALLNKVIQTPINGIVSKRDNRHQLVEAFHWITYPRKRIYYSEQMKNLVSDRLFVESNNVLTPSELEIIRLFAMGHSLMNIARLRKRSVSTVATQKYNAMRKLQLHSNTDLIKYVLTQELI from the coding sequence ATGCCACAGAAAAAAAACATATTCCGAATTGGTGTATCTGATGAGAGTCCCTTCATTGTGTATTCCATCCAGACTATACTGGCAGCTGAACTTATCCGGCACGAAATTTTCTCTTATCCGGTTGACGGGGAGGACTTGTTAACACAGTTAAATGAAAATCCACCTGAAATTTTAATTACTGACTTGAATTTCGGCCCTGAACAATCGAATTTAAACGGCATTAGAAAAATTGAGGAGGTTAGAAAGCGGCATCCTGACATGAAAATTATTATTTTTACAGCTCAGACCAATCAAGCTCTTTTGAATAAGGTCATTCAGACTCCGATAAACGGCATCGTAAGCAAACGTGATAACCGGCATCAGTTAGTTGAAGCTTTTCACTGGATTACTTATCCACGTAAAAGAATTTATTATTCAGAACAGATGAAAAATTTGGTATCAGACCGGCTGTTTGTTGAAAGTAATAATGTTTTAACCCCATCAGAGTTGGAAATAATCCGGCTTTTTGCAATGGGGCACAGCTTAATGAATATAGCAAGGTTACGTAAACGTAGTGTGAGTACTGTAGCAACACAGAAATACAATGCGATGCGTAAGCTTCAACTACATTCGAACACAGATTTAATAAAGTATGTTTTGACTCAGGAATTAATTTAG